The nucleotide sequence AACACGTTGAGCATTTCACCAACAAAGACCAGATAACATTGAAACATTTGCAGTCGAAATCAATCAAACAAAATACTTCATACTTGAGGGCGTCAGGAATAACCATCCTCTTCATCTTATCATACGGAGGTGGCACCCCCTCGTATGCCTTGAGCCTTGCCAACGCAGCGGCCCCACGCTTCGTCTTGTGAGGAATCATCCTAAACAGATACAAGAATACAGATAGAACATTTAGCCACTGAATCCATCCAAAGAAGAAAACAGCAAGGTTGCATTTTTATCATACTAACGATCACCAAAATCAGATCTTCAACCTGTCCTCTATGTTATGTGAAGATGATTTTGAGATTACCCGCGGATGGTGCGCCAGAGGATCTTGGCGGGGGCGCGGAAGTGGATGGGGCCATGAGAGGGCTTGGTGTTCATGCGCTTGCGGAGAAAGCGGAGGTACTTCATCTTTTGACGGACGAGCCCCCCGGAAAGGCAGATCTCCTCACAGCGGACGATCACCACGCGCTGCCCATTGAGGAGCTCCTTGGCCACGATCGACGCCAGCCGTCCCAGCATGTGGTGGCGCGCGTCCACCACCACCCGCCTCGC is from Musa acuminata AAA Group cultivar baxijiao chromosome BXJ1-6, Cavendish_Baxijiao_AAA, whole genome shotgun sequence and encodes:
- the LOC135676008 gene encoding large ribosomal subunit protein uL13w-like gives rise to the protein MVSGSGLCARRVVVDARHHMLGRLASIVAKELLNGQRVVIVRCEEICLSGGLVRQKMKYLRFLRKRMNTKPSHGPIHFRAPAKILWRTIRGMIPHKTKRGAAALARLKAYEGVPPPYDKMKRMVIPDALKVLRLQPGHRYCLLGRLSSEVGWNYYDTVKVLEAKRKERAAVAYERRKQLTKLRLKAEKAAGDKLGSQLDILAPLKY